Within Lolium rigidum isolate FL_2022 chromosome 5, APGP_CSIRO_Lrig_0.1, whole genome shotgun sequence, the genomic segment ATGCATATATCCTGTATGACGTTGCCAGATGGTTGGGAACAGGAATACTACATATTTTAGCTTCCAGTCCTGGATGCAACCTGGCAGAAGAAAGGAACAGCCACAGATGAGAATGTTGAGGATTCTGGTCTGTTTCTGTTGCTGGGAAATTACGTCCGGAGTATGGCTGGCCTGGTATGCCATTGTGTTTGTAATTGTCTATAATTGCAGTTTTTACAGAGTTTCCAGTCCATTATAAACAATTCATATGGTTCACTTCTTCTCCCAAACTATCTGTAGGTACACTTCGTTACCTAAACAATTCCTAAACTTGGATTAGTGCTGACGTGGCCATGTTAGCATGCCTAAAACAGCAACTGGTCTAAGCCGGGATTTGGGTGAGCTGGACCCATTCAACCGAACCACCCCGAGCATCCTGGGGTTGTAGCCAAAGTGTATGTTGAAGAATGTGCAGTAGAGAAAGTTAGCAGCAATGAGGGCAGTGATTATATATTTCtcaagaacatgcaagacttgCATGTCATGTCATTAAGGTAGATGAGTGGCAATGATTATGAACTAGACCTACATGTGGAAAGATATGCATCTGATTCTGATGATGGGCAGTCATGACAAGCCCAATAAATTACCAGACAAAAACTGTCAAAGAGAGGAAAGAGGAAGAAAGGAGCAGATGAAGGCTCAGAACCTTATGATCTTGTTTCTGTACCTGAGAATGGCCATCATGCAGAAGCACTGGAttctgaagaagaagaaagctctgACAACGATTTGTCTACCTGAAGATTATGACAGTtcaggagaggaagaagaggctgcaGAGTACAGCAGGCATGCCAAGTCGGTACAGAGACACATAAGAGAGAAAGGCTTGCTACCTTTAGTTACGGAAGCATCTTATGAGGATGAAGAGAGTCCTGAAGTGCATGATATCAGGAATAGTAGCAGGTTTTCTAGGAACAATTGCAAGGATGCTATTCCACAGTTCTGTGTTGGCATGACATTCAGAGGCATATATCTTTTTCCAAAAGATGATCTGGACAGGGCAGGCGCTATATGCCTACAtgttctcggcaaggttttccctgGGTAATATATGGAGCATATAGAAAGAAAAAGTGACTGTTCCAAGTACAGACATATGCAAATCAGCACAACTGCCCTCAAGTTAGGCATAATAGACTTGTCACATCAACCAGGATTGCTAATAAGTATGAGAGGCTCGTTTAGGGGAACCCCAGCTGGGAGATTAAAAGCATAAAAGCGACAGTGCTGTTAGAAGATATTTATTGAGATATTAAGTTCTTATGAACCAAAGATAAAGAGAGCAAAAGCAATTGTTATGAAAAGAGTGCTGGAGGGAAACAAAGACAATATCTTACGTTGTTTGACTACCAGCCTGAGATATTAAGGAGTAACCCTGGTAGCACTGTGGCTATATGCCTTGATCCAGCTTATGACCCTTCCACTCCGGTATTTCAGAGAATTTGCATATGCTTCAATGCCTGCAAGAAGGGGTTTAAACTTTAAAGCTGGGTGCAGAAAAGTAGTCGGTCTAGATGGCTGCTTCTTCACGGGTGGAACAACTGGTGAATTGCTCTGTGCAGTTGGCTGGTATGGAAATGACCAAATATATCCTTTGGCTTGAGATGTAGTGAAGCAGGAGACAAATGACAGTTTGTATTGGTTTCTGTGTCTACTACAAAAGGATTCGGGAAAAAATCATGTTCAGTACTATGTATGTTGTACTATGAGCGCTTGGTCATCACTTAAATGGTACTCTGTCATTCAGTTTAATGAAAGCTACAAGGTTTGATCAGGTCCAAAACTGCAAAAGCAGACACAAGGAGCAGGCTACACTTGACTGACTGTACCAGCCAATATCTGAGTAAGATGAGACAGGAGATTCAGGAAGTGCAAGATATTATTTAGCTGCTCAGATTCAGTTAGTGAAAGAACAATATGCAGCTGCTTGAAGGAAGATGCATAAATGTGCTGATGCATCTCAGTCTTATACAGAGCTAAAAGCGCCAATTGTCACATCCATTACTCACGGAGCTCaaaccaaaccaatatcagtcctGATAAGTGCAGTTCTTCTTGCTTCACAGTGAGCGACATCCTGGAATCCTAACGAATCAACAGAGCTTGCGGAGCCCATCTTTTGCTGTCACTCTCTTCGTCCTGCCCGAGGTGACGCAACTGATCCAGCCTTCCGGAGAAGCAGCCGGCATCACGGAGCAAGGCCACACCGCCTTGCTCACCCGTGCCGCTGGCGACGGCGCCGCTGGCAGTGCAACCATCCAGCGCTTGCAAGGTCAATGCCTCGTCGACGATGAGAGAGATTAAGGGGCGACCGGACTAGGGAGGCAATCCTGACCATTTATGAAGATCATACGGTTGAAATGCTTGAATGTTTGCAAAAGGAAAAACAATTGCCCTGTTTCTGAAAGCTTATATCCCTTCTCCTACCGGAAGCCTTCGTTAGAGGTGAAAATGACTACCGACCGTGAGGTCTCATGTGACATTTTCTTATATGGCTAGATTCCCACTCACAAATATGGAAACGTGCATGGTTTTATGTAAACGGGCATGGTTTTACTATAAATAATAGTGGGAAACATCTCTGTATACATGTATTTTTGACTCCCCCATTTGCTTTGATTACCGTTTTGACCAATAATTAATCAATTAACATGTAACTTTTGTGTAACAAAATTGATGTCATTGTATCCTATTCAAAATTGATGTCATGTTGTTGCCTCAACCACCCTCTAAACTAAAGCCCATCCGTTTGGGCCATCTTCTCATGCGTCAATAGAAAAATACAAGCTGCAGCAAATCCCTACCTTTGAAATCTACTCCCCGCACAATGAACTTGTGATATGCCTCTGCCGCTACTACCACATTGGCTCCCCTTTGTGTTGTCAGCGACTTCAGCTCGGTCTACCTCTTATATGCAAACGCCACCGCGTCATCGGTGCCTCCAGCTCAATCAACATAAATTAATTTCACTATTGACAAATCAACTAGGTTTTGGGGAAAACGCAACAAATCCCCAAAACTATTTGGTGCTTTGCCCTAGCCCTGTGTGGCAACTGATCTGGAGATACTAGTGTGCCAACTTTTGCTTTTACAAAATGAAGTTACTGGTTCAGTCGTCTCATAATTAAATTGGCAAGATTATTTAATTTTAATTGCAACCCATGTTACAAATCCGACTAGCACAAAATCACGAAGAAATCAACATTTCAAAGCATTTTTTAATGCAACTCATGTGCAAATAATGAAATCTTGTTGGATGCAAGGATGTTAGTGCAATCCTTGCaagttgcaactcatgactagaGGGAGCGAGAATTAGGATAATTGTTAAAGAGTGGCTTTCCCTAAAAAAGGGATAATTGTTAAAAAAAAACTCTGAAAAACAAAGAGGAAAAACAGCTTAGCTTTTCCGATAAaacgaatatattaatatcaaagatatcaattacacccagcctctgcaacaacgcaacaccctacgTATGCATATatccaaaaaatagaaaagaaaactaagaaacaaaagtcctgcTATAGTATCCCAAGCCTAACAAcatcaatacatccaccaccaagacaacacctgaagtacagactctccaaaagcgacgccttcaagaagtgaacaatgctccaacaccgtcgtcgcccgaccaaagatcttaggttttcaccttgaagatagtctccgctttTAAAACAATGCCtctaacaaggtcattgccaggcacaaccagttaaagtcagaccttgggttttcaccctgaaatgtaggactctgaacttcacatgtgttatcgccctcactttcataccgctgatgtgaagcccggaacaccaagcaagtccctcaacggagacttgaacctcccttacctAGTCCTCCCAGCCGGCCTtcgtgatattctcttcttctgactttcatcatggatccatagtcacttgatgtcaacacagaaagagcttcgcgccgctccctcccgtAACCAAATGGCCGGAATAAAATCatggcgcgaccgaataccacccgatccagcaaactccaggcaaaaaatgTGTTGTTCCATTTGccagcggagccttccgaaactcaacactccGACTAGATAAAAAGGACCAGCATCCGGTATGTCCTCATCTTcgtagaagaagaaccctaggaccgccaccttcAAACCCGAAGCAGACGAACAGGACCGCCACCACGCGCTGACCAGCGACGACGAAGGAGGAATCGGTGGACGGAGGAGCCGGaaccacaccatcctcgccccgcaAATCGCTgcccccttcctcgcgccgccagcaGAAGCCGACGATGGATCTTGGCGGGCACAAGATCCAACAGCCGTCGCCACCATCCAACGCTGGAGGCCGTGGAGGAGCTGCCGCCACACGTCCAGGGTCACCGCCCTAAGACGCGGAGCACGTCGAAACCGGTGCCGCCGCCCTGGCTGCCACCGCCGGTCGCTGCCTCCATCATCCCCTGGGCACTTTGGCACTGGGGCCCGCCGGCACCGtggccagcgccgacggcagcggcggagggagggggcggcggtggacgggTGTTGGCCCCGAGCGCCACGGGAGGGAGGGGTTAGGGTTTTTAGTAAGCCCTTAGCTATACACAATGTAGCAAAAATGAATCGGAAAAAAAACAGCTTAGCTATCAGTCTATCACTCGCCTCCTGCTCCTCGTGGAAACCCCTGCCCTGCCCCCCAacacccgcctccgccgccgccgccgcggccacccGCCCGCCCGTACCATCCGCCGCTCGCCGGCCCCGCTGCCCTGCATCTAGGCTGCGTAGAAGCTCCTCTCGGCCATCTTATACATTCCTGAATCCTGTAAACAGGGGAGAGCAACGAACCCGTTCACCCCATCTTCCCCGCATCGGCGGCGCGCCATCGCAGCCTCTCCCAGCTCCCTTGTAATCCTCCCCGACGCTCCTCATACGTCCACAATAGAAGTTGATTCTTTCCGTCACCGCCATTGTATCCATCCTCCTCGTTAGTAGGAAGAGTAACCTGCACCTTGTATGGTTGCTCTAAGGtgcggtggcggcgccgccgcatACATGCCGGCGCCTAGAATAACGGCACCTCAGAACGGAGATGGCCACTTCGGCATCCTTACAGTTCGTGACAGGATCAGGGAGCTTCCCCTGAGGACAGTGGTAAGCATTTTCCCCAGATTTGCATTGGTCAAATTCCACAATTAATCTTATACGGACTCCGCTCTTCAGTGTTGCTCTGCCGGTTCTCCTCCTCGGGCGAAGCGGCGCTGCTTCCAGAATAAGGGAGTACCTGAGGGGTTGGAGGCGTTGAAGGCGGCCACCGCCGACATGTTCCGGCCCCTGCGCCTCAACCTTTCTGACATGCGCTCTCTCAACACAGTTTATGACCTCGAAGACTACCAGATTGGCATGATCTTCGGTGTGCTTCAGTTGTCCACTCAAACAATTCTAGTTGTTATTCCATATGATCGACCACTGAACCATGTTTTGCTACTGATTACTGGGCGTGTCTCTGTCTGTAGGTGCTTTTGTTGGATGCGTTTGCTGTTACCAACTCTGGAGGGCAGCCCCTGCCATCTTTGTTGATGCTGCCCTTGGCTACATCATATACAAGCTTAGTGTTGTGTCCTCGGAGCTGCATCAGCTGCGCAAATCCAACAGTTTAATTACCCGGCTAGAATTCGGTATTTACACTTTTGACTGAACTAATGTCTTACTTTTTTGGATAGGTGGGTATTAACATGCTTCTGTTATGTATTTCTTGGAACTATAACTTGATTCACCAATCCAATGTAACATCATTCAGTCAGTGTGCTTTTCTGCTGCAAGTAAAATCTAGAAATCAAGTGGTATACATAAAATCTTATATAATTTTGGAAATACTAACTGGGAAAGATGGCTTCTACAAAGATCTTATGGTAACTTGACTCATTATGAAGCTACAGCAGAATGCTATCCTTCCTTCTAAAGATGGATTCCTAATATTCTAGTAGGGAGCAAAagccaaacaaaacaaaagaaattcTATACATATTTTCAACCATCACTTGACTTTCTGGATTCTAGATAACTATATTCGGCACACAGGAAACAACAACAATGTTAAGTATCTAATTTGACATGAAATCATTTATGTCGAGATTCGAAGCAGATCTCCACCTATGCAGATCGCCATTTTCTTTTGTTGTTTGGAATAATTCAAGCTACCTTTTATCATCATACATTCTGCTAATTGAATAAAAATTTCAATGCAGGGGTCATACTTTTCATGGTCCTCAAGGATTTCAGAAATAAATATGTACTTCTTGATGCTGTTAGGTCAGTATGCATACTTCTTTATTTGGTTTTAAAGTGTCTGATGTCCTCCACTAATTGTGAACTGTCGTTAAGAACTAGTTAATGTGGTAGCTGCATCTCCTGTAACCAGATCACTGTTTTTCAAAAGTTAATGTTGCAGTCTTATTGGAGCTGTAGAGATAACTTGTAACCATCCCCTCTCCACCTGTAATAATGGACAATAGTAACCATCACACTGAAAGTACTATACTGAAACAAGCAGGATATTTGGAGAAACACTACTGTCACACAAAAAATTGTTGGGAAAACTAGACTTGAGAAAGCTAAATCAGAACGTTTCAATCATATTTCTATCTGAAATGAAGAGTAGGGTTGAAACATTTGAGGAGTGGAGATTATCCTGCCTTACCCATTAAAATGTGTATGCAGCATGCATATTATGAAGATTATATGCACAAAAGGCATAATTTTCTCCTTACGAAAAagacataaaaataaaaatattcccTGACTCCAAAATAACTTTTTCTTAACCAAATTTCTCCATCTTACATGGGAGTATGTTACTCTGTTACATTGTCGGAAGAGAAAACAACTATCGGTATGGTTTATCAAAACTGCGCGATGAGATAGCCCTAGTGAATGGACCAAAACAGGAGAACATGATTTTATCAAAAACAGCATTGACCGTGAGAATCTGTCCTGGAGGGTCTAGGAGCTCTGGAAATATGTTGTTCTCCTAATTTTCTTCTCAAACATAAGATCAAAGTTTCTGGTATATAAGAATAAGGATGAAAAGTACTTCAAATACCCTACAGCACCTCCTTCAATTGTATACAGAGAGTAATAATGGACAGAACATTAACTGCTAAATTCTTTCTTCATCTGGTACTGGTAGTTGCATCCCATTTATCCCATCAAATTACTGTTCTACAAGGCTGGTTTATGTTGGTTGGAAAATGGATCCCACCAGAGGCACCAGAAGGGAGAAAGGATGCTGTCTCTGTAGCTAGATCTTAAGGACATGTTTTCAAGTGTGCCCAGCCCCTCTATAAAATATTTGCCGTTAAAATCCTACCATACAAAACTAATCAGATGTAAAATTTGTGTTGCATTAGCTCCTCAGCCATCCGTAGAATAGTATGACACAGCCGTTTACCATGGTGCTTGAACAACGATGCATAGTACACTGGTCTTGTTAGCAGTAGCATATCCTTGATAATTGTAATCTTCCCCAGAAAGATATCTGTTCTCTGTTTTTTGTTGTTATATTTTTCTATTCGAGGCTCGTAATCACTGATTTGTTTTGGATTGCAAGACATATTAGAATTCGACTGTTCTTACCCAtgctgtaatggttttgatttatCTGGTGCTCTAAATGAAATTGTATTTCATGGTAGGTTGCCACTTTTCTTTCTGTACCTTGGTGCATTCATGTTTGACGTGGCGGGATTGAAGAAGTATGGGAGGCGTATTCTGATTTCTTTTATTAATCTACTGAAAATGAGAGGCGGAATAAAAGAAATATTCAGGATCATGTGGTATCCTGGATACGTTTCTCCTTATGATGACTCATTTGGCCAGAGATAAGCCTTGGGGTTTGTCTGTTCCGAGGTATCTCCATGAACACTTAATGTAAGCAACATTACAAGTTGTGAGAATTCTTTAAACAAGACCGATTCTAGGGGAGATGTTCTATATACCTGCAATCAAGATCCAAcatcaggaccaatgttgatatATCGCTGTCACTGCTTTTTCAGTTTCAGATCTTCGAAATACAGcttattgaatttttttttttcgaaaggtCCAGCAATAGCTGGCTCCATATATTAGTAGATAGCAGACAATTTACAGAGTGCCCTAAGGCCAGGAGTAATCAGAAAAGAAAATGTAAAAGAAACAAGGAAGATGAAAAAGAGGGGACAAAACGGCTCAAGGAGGTTCCCAGAGCAGCTTGCGCAAAGCCTTGGCACCGGCGAACGCCCACTCCTGAGCCTCATCCTTGATGCAGCAAGAAATCTGCGACACTGAGCACTCCTTGTCCCTAAAAATCCTGGCGTTGCGCTCTCGCCAGATGCTCCAGCAAGTCAGGATTAACAGCGAGCCCACACCCTTCCTGTGTTCCGCCGGTGTGGCCTTCATCCAACTCTCTCTGAAGGCGGAAATGGAGCCAGTTTCTCTACGTAAGCGGTGGTCACCCCTCGCAGTGTTCCCAACCCGCCAAAGAATGCCAAATCTGCTTGGCGAAGGGGCACTCAATCATCGGATGCACCGATGTCTCGAGGTTGCGCATGCAAAGCGGACAGAAGTAATTGTTGGGCCACTCGCGCCGTTGAAGGCGGTCGGCGCACCACAAACGATCCTGGAATAGAAGCCATGCGAAGAATTTGTGTTTTGGCGGCGCCCGGGTTCTCCACACGTCCATCTTCAGCGAAGAGCGTGCGCGGCCCTCAAACTGAATACGGTAGGCTGATTTTGTTGAGTACTGACCATCCTTTGTGAGAATCCATGTGATGGAGTCTGGAACGCCTATTCGCAACTCGATCGGAGCGAGGCTGATCATTCTCCAGGCATGGCGGAATTCCTCTAGGATTGGCAGCGAGAGGCGGTGTCTGAGATCGGCCACCCATTTATTGCCATCTAGAGCTTGCGCTACGGAGCGCTGTTTGCGTCGGGAGTGAGCAAAGAGGAGAGGGAAGGTATGGCGCAGAGGAGCATCGCCGAGCCAATTAGATTCCCAGAACTTCGCCTTATTTCCGTCACCAATACGGTCCATGGAGTTGTTTAGAACTTCTGCATATAGCGGTCCATGGAGTCGCTTGATCGAATTTTTTTGCATGAAACTTTGGGATAGAATTCTTAGTCCGGTAAATCCGTTAAAAATTGTCATGATATAGTTTTGGGGACAAATAACAGAACGGCTCCTGGCATGACCGACACAGGGGAGAACAAGACGATCGACATGCACATGACTACTCCATATACGCCATTTTCatttatttagttttattatgtgctCAAAATGTAAAATCTTCATTTCTTACTATACATGTGGTAGGCTTCTTGCGCGTTGTATTGACGGTAGTTAGGTAAAGACCACTTGATGAAATTTCATTTGAAACTCAATAAATGTTGACAGCTAAATCAGTATTGGATTTTTCATTTGTTGAAATACTTATTAGTTCAAATATTACAAGTTTATTTAGTTTACTAATGTATTGTCATATAGAGAGAAATAGGGAGAGTAACATGTTTTTTgtgtggcttggtcaaaatatcacGAAAGAAATATAATGTATATAAGATTTTTCAAAAGTCAAACATTGTAaggtttaccaagtgtcacatcccgaaattttgtaaattttggaatgtcaaataaaaataaatttaatgcttgattgtttgcacttgattgaaaatccacaaataattaaaactttttggagttatttaaacgtattttccaaactattggtttccaaatacttttggtttcaagtattttcaaaatcaaatatACATGCCAAATGTATATAATAATTATTGTAATTTCACAAAGGGATATCAAAAGGGTTTTTgaaaaatatagagttttcataaaacttggttttcaaaagattttccaacaatgctctattttgttcggaggttttgaaacttataaaaatattttatttgagaaaaatattaaaccctaaaaaggcaatatagccacatagacatgtatgtcaaattttggttttataaagtttatgtttttgttccaaatttagtctcatattgaagAAATTTTCATAACAaatccaacggtaccttatttgcatttttccgattttatttAAAGCCCCAAAGTGTATTTCCCAATTTCAGTATAAAAAAAACAGAATCGGGCCGGCCAGCcgagccgaccggcccagcagccgaCCCAGCGCCCGCTCGGCCCAGCGCCCCCAGCCCACCCGGCCTCCCTTGCCCTAGCCTCTTTTTTTTCCTTGGCCGCACCCTGGCCCAACACACCTACGCCACCAGCCCATCCCAACTCCCCAGCACGCCACGGCCCAGCGCGTGCTGCGCGCAGCGCATCGCCCctatttcctttttcctttttgttttagtcccacatcgcctccccaaacaaaatttccccAGCCCAAGCCTATATAAAGAGGCCCAGGGAGCCCCAAAAGGCACACCCAGCGCCCGGCGCTCTCCCCTCTCTCGCAGCCGCACGCGGTGAATCCTATTCACCGCTCAAAGCGGGCTCTATCGGGCGCGCCGCATACCCCACATGCAtgctgggcctggcccatttactCCCGACACGCTGCTGTTTTTTAGAGATATCGTCGTTGTTGCAGGGATAAGAAGCTAGCCATCAAGAGTTCAAGACCCAGACTCGGGAGTACGAGGTTCtcgtttatttttttgttttcctatTTTAAATTTATCGTTTGGTTTctccttcttttcc encodes:
- the LOC124657223 gene encoding uncharacterized protein LOC124657223, with translation MPAPRITAPQNGDGHFGILTVRDRIRELPLRTVCCSAGSPPRAKRRCFQNKGVPEGLEALKAATADMFRPLRLNLSDMRSLNTVYDLEDYQIGMIFGAFVGCVCCYQLWRAAPAIFVDAALGYIIYKLSVVSSELHQLRKSNSLITRLEFGVILFMVLKDFRNKYVLLDAVRLPLFFLYLGAFMFDVAGLKKYGRRILISFINLLKMRGGIKEIFRIMWYPGYVSPYDDSFGQR